In bacterium, a single window of DNA contains:
- a CDS encoding Rne/Rng family ribonuclease, translated as MGRKNTAKLKAGLRIISDQKKRILITIAPYETRVALLEGATLAELFIERAAERGIVGNIYKAKVTSVLPGMQAAFLDIGFGKNAFLYVSDIFYDQEEYERILELDEEHTRPYISEDKKKRRRISAPVTIDDLVRKNQELLIQISKEPIGRKGPRATTHITLPGRYIVLMPTIQHIGVSRRIQSEEERNRLKELIKKIAPPAMGVIVRTAGEGKRETDFERDLQMLMNLWNRIKLHSERMAAPSLIHQDLGIIYRVVRDSFTDDTAELIIDSEEEFHRITDLIEVISPELRNRIKLYEGRELLFDAYGIESQIDSLLHRKVWLKSGGYICIDEAEALVAIDVNTGKFSGGKDLEATVFKTNMEAAKEIANQIRARALGGLIVIDFIDMQKKENQERVFKTFTEYLSKDRERINVLELTELGLVEMTRRRVRQSIGKTLTQPCPYCNGDGVILSETTMAIKVLQELRKLCMFTSKPNITIRVHPTIASNLTTEMNEVVQQLRKTYRKNIVIHPDEKLHFEKYNIELLDSE; from the coding sequence ATGGGACGAAAAAATACCGCTAAATTAAAAGCAGGTTTGCGAATTATCTCCGACCAGAAAAAACGGATTTTAATTACTATCGCACCATACGAGACCCGAGTTGCGTTATTGGAAGGGGCAACGTTAGCGGAATTGTTTATCGAACGTGCTGCTGAACGCGGAATCGTTGGAAATATATATAAAGCGAAAGTAACTAGTGTTCTCCCTGGTATGCAAGCGGCGTTTCTAGATATCGGTTTCGGTAAAAATGCGTTTTTATACGTCTCAGATATTTTTTATGACCAAGAGGAATACGAACGAATTCTTGAATTAGACGAAGAACATACTCGACCGTATATTTCGGAAGATAAGAAAAAAAGACGACGAATATCCGCTCCGGTAACCATAGACGATTTAGTCCGAAAAAATCAGGAGTTATTAATTCAGATTTCTAAAGAACCGATCGGGAGAAAAGGACCACGGGCAACTACCCATATAACCCTGCCAGGACGGTATATTGTTTTAATGCCGACTATTCAACATATCGGGGTATCGCGACGTATCCAATCTGAAGAAGAACGGAACCGATTGAAAGAATTGATTAAAAAAATCGCTCCGCCAGCGATGGGAGTTATTGTTCGAACCGCTGGAGAAGGCAAACGAGAAACCGATTTTGAACGCGATTTACAAATGCTGATGAATTTGTGGAATCGTATTAAACTCCACAGTGAACGAATGGCAGCGCCATCGTTAATCCATCAGGATTTAGGAATTATCTATCGGGTAGTCCGCGATTCTTTTACCGATGATACCGCCGAACTTATCATCGATTCAGAAGAAGAATTTCACCGGATAACCGACTTAATTGAAGTAATTTCACCGGAGCTGCGGAATCGGATTAAACTGTATGAAGGCAGAGAGTTATTATTCGATGCGTATGGAATTGAATCACAAATTGATAGTTTACTGCATCGAAAAGTGTGGTTGAAAAGTGGTGGATATATTTGCATTGATGAAGCGGAAGCACTGGTAGCTATTGATGTCAATACCGGCAAATTTAGCGGTGGGAAAGATTTGGAAGCGACGGTGTTTAAAACTAATATGGAAGCAGCGAAAGAAATTGCAAATCAAATTCGTGCTCGGGCACTCGGTGGATTGATTGTAATTGATTTTATTGATATGCAAAAAAAAGAAAATCAGGAGCGGGTATTTAAAACTTTTACTGAATATTTGAGTAAAGATCGTGAGCGAATTAACGTCCTCGAATTAACTGAACTCGGTCTGGTAGAAATGACACGACGTCGTGTTCGTCAGAGTATTGGCAAAACGTTAACTCAGCCATGCCCGTATTGTAATGGTGATGGCGTGATTTTATCGGAAACAACGATGGCAATTAAAGTTTTACAAGAGTTAAGAAAACTCTGTATGTTTACCAGTAAACCAAATATAACAATTCGAGTACACCCAACCATTGCAAGTAATTTAACTACAGAAATGAATGAAGTAGTGCAGCAGTTACGCAAAACGTATCGGAAGAATATTGTCATTCATCCGGATGAAAAGTTACATTTTGAAAAATATAATATTGAACTACTTGATAGTGAATAA
- a CDS encoding ABC transporter permease, producing MNRILHIVRKEFIQLFRDKKSLPPIFIAPIFQLIVFGYVITTDIKHISMVVCDLDNTPVSRQVVDSFTHAGYFTIKYRVTSPQQIDAYLDSGKAKVAVHIPHRFMEKLTNYETVPIQILIDGSDSNTANIAIGYINGIMRTQNQQFIAERFIKKGIRLTQLAAIDCRTRVWYNEDLASRNYMVPGILCLILTIITVSLTSGAIVKEREQGTLEQLIVTPLKSYELMLGKLIPFIIIGFIEVFFILSIALFWFEIPLRGNLFVLLILTVVFLLNTLGLGLLISTVSKTQQQAMMLSFFSTNTALMLSGFVFPIASMPTLIQYLTYLIPLRYFLIIIRGIFLKGIGLAELWNQVIPLMLIGSILFTVAILRFHKRLE from the coding sequence ATGAATCGAATCCTCCACATTGTTCGTAAAGAATTCATCCAATTATTTCGGGATAAAAAATCCTTACCGCCGATTTTTATTGCACCCATCTTCCAACTTATCGTGTTCGGTTATGTTATTACTACTGATATTAAACATATCTCAATGGTAGTCTGCGATTTAGATAATACCCCTGTCAGCCGACAAGTGGTCGATTCGTTTACCCACGCAGGGTATTTTACCATTAAATATCGGGTTACCAGCCCACAGCAAATCGATGCATATCTCGATTCTGGAAAAGCGAAAGTAGCAGTTCATATTCCGCATCGTTTTATGGAGAAATTAACTAACTATGAAACAGTTCCGATTCAAATTCTCATCGACGGTTCCGATTCGAATACCGCTAATATTGCTATTGGATATATCAATGGAATTATGCGGACACAAAATCAACAGTTTATCGCAGAACGATTTATCAAGAAAGGAATCCGACTAACTCAACTTGCTGCGATTGATTGCCGAACGCGTGTCTGGTATAACGAAGATTTAGCAAGTCGGAATTATATGGTTCCAGGAATACTCTGCCTTATTTTAACGATTATTACGGTTTCTTTGACTTCGGGAGCAATTGTTAAAGAGCGAGAACAAGGGACACTTGAACAATTGATAGTAACCCCGCTTAAATCCTATGAACTAATGTTGGGGAAACTGATTCCATTCATTATCATCGGGTTTATTGAAGTATTTTTTATCCTTTCAATAGCATTATTTTGGTTTGAGATTCCGCTACGAGGAAATCTCTTCGTGCTGTTAATATTGACCGTAGTATTTCTTTTAAATACGCTCGGGTTAGGGTTGTTAATTTCTACCGTGAGTAAAACACAACAGCAAGCGATGATGCTTTCATTCTTTTCAACGAATACTGCGTTAATGTTATCTGGTTTCGTTTTTCCGATTGCCTCTATGCCTACTTTAATTCAATATTTGACCTATCTAATTCCGTTACGGTACTTTTTAATTATCATCCGTGGAATTTTCTTAAAAGGAATCGGACTTGCCGAACTATGGAATCAAGTTATTCCGCTCATGCTTATTGGTAGCATATTATTTACCGTTGCTATCCTTCGATTCCATAAACGGCTAGAGTAA
- a CDS encoding ABC transporter ATP-binding protein, whose protein sequence is MNDYAVYTDNLTKTFHKFVAVDKVNLRIKKGEIYGFLGPNGAGKSTTVRMLCGIIAPTSGTGKVLDYDIVKDVEQIRLRIGYMSQKFSLYEDLTVLENLLFYAGIYSVPEHEKNERINSMLALSGLSDRKNELTRNLAGGWKQRLALACAIMHKPELLFLDEPTSGVDPISRRNFWDLIYSFSEKGVTIMVTTHYMDEAEHCDRLGFIYGGKLIAEGSPSELKQKNMQGELVELDAQPMMCAIENLKQMKEITDVTFYGSLIHFVTKDANAMKHTIISSLKENGITVTRYTHIPPSLEDIFVSLVDQAQREELRKEFRGNVPMEIKTDNKW, encoded by the coding sequence ATGAACGATTATGCGGTATATACCGATAATTTAACGAAAACATTTCATAAATTCGTTGCCGTAGATAAGGTTAATCTCCGAATTAAAAAAGGTGAAATATATGGATTCCTTGGTCCGAACGGAGCTGGAAAATCTACTACGGTTCGAATGCTCTGCGGGATAATCGCACCGACATCAGGCACCGGAAAAGTGCTCGATTATGATATCGTCAAAGATGTTGAACAGATCCGGTTACGCATCGGGTATATGAGCCAAAAATTTTCATTATATGAGGATTTAACCGTACTAGAAAACCTATTATTTTATGCAGGAATTTATTCTGTTCCTGAACATGAAAAAAATGAACGAATTAACTCGATGCTAGCGTTATCCGGGTTATCTGATCGGAAAAATGAACTTACCCGAAATCTTGCTGGTGGTTGGAAACAGCGGTTAGCTCTTGCTTGTGCCATCATGCACAAACCAGAACTGTTATTTCTCGATGAGCCGACCAGCGGTGTTGACCCAATTTCGCGGCGCAACTTCTGGGATTTGATTTATTCTTTCTCTGAAAAAGGGGTAACGATTATGGTTACTACCCATTATATGGATGAAGCAGAACATTGCGACCGACTTGGATTTATCTACGGCGGAAAACTTATTGCTGAAGGGAGCCCGAGTGAATTAAAGCAGAAAAATATGCAGGGTGAATTAGTTGAACTCGATGCCCAACCGATGATGTGCGCGATTGAGAACTTAAAACAAATGAAAGAGATTACCGATGTAACATTTTATGGTTCATTAATTCATTTTGTTACTAAAGATGCCAATGCAATGAAACATACCATTATCTCATCCTTGAAAGAGAATGGAATTACGGTTACTCGTTATACGCACATTCCACCAAGCTTAGAAGATATTTTTGTATCTTTAGTTGACCAAGCGCAACGAGAAGAGTTAAGGAAAGAATTTAGGGGAAACGTTCCAATGGAAATAAAAACTGATAACAAATGGTGA
- a CDS encoding ABC transporter permease: MMTSQPRTITIAKKEFIHIWRDPFSLFIVIMLPVIMLFLYGYGISYDVKNIVTAVYDLDKSQASRELLTSLEKSGYFRLKYNLIHPTEINDLLDRGKVNLVLWFPPDFEKKLKSDKPAILYAICDGSDSNTAIITLSYLNAIVQTYSNRLMLKRIPTQARSIIAGLPPIEDRLRVWYNPELRSINFLVPGLIAIIMTMSSALLTALSVVRERERGTIEQLMVSPLKPRELIIGKLLPYIVIAFFDVLLTLVLARFWFEVPIYGSITLLLILSMVFLITSLAVGLLISATASNQAAAMLTALLLTMLPTFLLSGFAFPIETMPKFIQPITYLVPARYYLVIVRGIFLKGIGLSVLWKETIILILFAFVLLSIAAKRFKKKLD; this comes from the coding sequence ATGATGACAAGTCAACCGAGAACAATAACCATTGCGAAAAAAGAATTTATCCATATTTGGCGTGACCCGTTCTCGTTATTTATCGTAATTATGCTGCCAGTAATTATGTTGTTTCTCTATGGATATGGAATATCGTATGATGTAAAAAATATTGTTACGGCAGTGTATGACCTTGATAAAAGTCAAGCAAGCCGAGAGCTTTTAACTAGTCTGGAAAAATCTGGGTATTTTCGTTTGAAATATAACCTTATCCATCCGACGGAAATTAACGATTTGCTTGATCGTGGAAAAGTTAATCTCGTGCTCTGGTTTCCGCCGGATTTTGAGAAAAAGTTAAAATCAGATAAACCTGCAATACTCTACGCAATATGTGACGGTTCTGATTCTAATACCGCAATTATTACCTTAAGTTATCTCAATGCAATCGTCCAAACGTATTCGAATCGTCTGATGCTTAAACGAATTCCAACACAAGCGCGATCGATAATCGCAGGGTTACCACCGATAGAAGATCGGTTACGCGTTTGGTATAATCCAGAATTACGTAGCATTAATTTTCTCGTTCCGGGTTTGATTGCGATTATTATGACGATGTCAAGTGCGCTACTTACAGCATTATCGGTTGTGCGTGAACGTGAACGTGGAACCATTGAACAACTTATGGTAAGTCCATTAAAACCACGAGAGTTAATTATCGGGAAACTTTTACCGTATATTGTCATTGCTTTTTTTGACGTTCTGCTAACTCTGGTTTTAGCGCGGTTCTGGTTTGAAGTTCCAATTTATGGAAGTATCACCTTACTACTTATCCTTTCGATGGTTTTTCTCATAACTTCATTAGCGGTCGGATTGCTCATTTCCGCTACTGCGTCAAACCAAGCCGCTGCTATGCTAACTGCATTATTATTGACTATGTTACCGACATTTTTATTATCCGGATTTGCATTTCCGATAGAAACTATGCCGAAGTTTATTCAGCCGATAACCTATCTGGTTCCAGCGCGATATTATCTGGTTATTGTTCGCGGGATTTTCTTGAAAGGAATAGGCCTAAGTGTATTATGGAAAGAAACGATTATTTTAATCTTATTTGCGTTCGTCTTATTATCCATCGCTGCTAAGCGGTTTAAGAAAAAACTGGATTAA
- a CDS encoding glycosyltransferase family 9 protein, protein MYHFDCRYFVGEKPCKFKVVCQGCSHYAPVSERILIIKLAAIGDVLRTTPLLTGLKKKYPRSFITWLTDPGAAELLNNIPELDRLLRYNGAETLTRLLVERFDILICLDKEVRATGLAMLVNAQDKIGFGLNQFGTIFPFDTRSEYAFELGVNDELKFRLNRKTYPEILYEMVGLPYHKEEYVFQLAESSWQKAKEKAKQWKFAPTDLIVGLNTGAGSVFATKKWTISGFIKLAELIYKKYQPKVKLLLLGGPEEIGRNQEILKNSRVPLIDTGTDNSLTDFSGLINLCDIVITADSLAMHLAIALKKHVVALFGPTVAQEIEFYGRGEPVIARADCAPCYRQKCNQLISCMDRLEAKTVFRAVEKVVDKLNRKKTRKTKMRLSSSRL, encoded by the coding sequence ATGTATCATTTTGACTGTCGATATTTTGTTGGTGAAAAACCATGTAAGTTTAAAGTTGTTTGTCAAGGATGTTCTCATTACGCCCCGGTAAGTGAACGGATTCTGATCATTAAACTTGCTGCTATTGGAGATGTCCTGCGCACGACCCCCCTTCTGACCGGATTAAAAAAGAAGTATCCTCGTTCGTTCATAACCTGGTTAACCGATCCCGGTGCAGCAGAACTATTGAACAATATTCCCGAACTTGACCGCCTGTTGAGGTATAACGGAGCGGAAACATTAACTCGTTTACTCGTTGAACGATTTGATATTTTGATTTGTTTGGATAAGGAAGTTCGGGCAACGGGATTAGCAATGCTGGTTAATGCGCAGGATAAAATTGGTTTTGGATTAAATCAGTTTGGAACAATATTCCCATTTGATACTCGCAGCGAATATGCGTTTGAACTTGGGGTGAATGATGAATTGAAATTTCGGTTGAATCGAAAAACCTATCCGGAAATTCTCTATGAAATGGTTGGGTTACCGTACCATAAAGAAGAATATGTATTTCAGCTGGCAGAATCATCCTGGCAAAAAGCTAAAGAAAAAGCTAAACAATGGAAATTCGCTCCGACGGATTTAATCGTCGGATTAAACACTGGCGCTGGTTCAGTGTTCGCAACGAAAAAATGGACGATTTCGGGATTCATAAAGCTTGCGGAATTGATTTATAAAAAATATCAACCAAAGGTTAAACTCCTTCTCCTTGGGGGACCGGAAGAAATCGGACGAAATCAGGAAATCTTGAAAAACAGTAGAGTTCCGCTTATTGATACTGGCACCGATAATAGTTTAACGGATTTTAGCGGACTGATTAACCTATGCGATATCGTTATCACTGCTGACTCTCTAGCAATGCATTTAGCAATCGCGTTGAAGAAACATGTGGTTGCATTGTTCGGACCAACGGTAGCGCAGGAAATAGAATTCTATGGTCGTGGCGAACCGGTTATTGCTCGGGCGGATTGTGCGCCTTGCTATCGACAAAAATGCAATCAATTGATCAGCTGTATGGATCGGCTTGAAGCGAAAACGGTATTTCGTGCTGTTGAAAAAGTAGTGGACAAACTTAATAGGAAGAAGACTCGAAAAACGAAAATGCGGTTGTCTTCGTCTCGGCTTTAG
- a CDS encoding extracellular solute-binding protein yields the protein MQKTNLLYLTLLLILSLTLFSFAQDKTRLVIWGFPEDESWVGVHAQAKYFEKLHPNVEVVMGVPGGRGGMDPQKLMTAIAGGTPPDLIWQDRFAVGSWAARDAFLALDDLIARDSVNPNEYYPACWQETIYQGHVYALPYNTDARALYYNKDLFREVGLDPNRPPKDWDELEVYAKKLTKFENGKPIRMGFIPNFGNSWLYLYGWQNGGEFMSPDGKICTLNDQRIVEALEWMVKVYDMLGGRAKVVSGFEAGFQGQITDAFNIGKVAMKIDGDWCLDGIARYAPNLNFGVAPPPSPKGKPIITWSGGFSLAIPVSAKHPELAWQFAKWMNSIEGNIYGGKIQQEFNRKHGKPFYIPRMSANKQVNQVLFSTFLPDDPNYQSAIKTFLDLLEVSRFRPVTPVGQLLWDEHVRAFDDASYHIRTPKEALDFGTKNVQKELDKIFKKKPYKLLNVPITLTIVFLLVGMVFLYLIIRFLIALPRNAIGRQEAFTGLLFASPWLLGFLIFTIGPIVASIIFSFCEYDVLHPAKWVGFDNYLNLLWFKVETSSESATYTKVFTVNDPLFWKSIWNTVYMAIFGVPLSMLLSLSIAMLLNTNVRGMTLYRTIFYLPAIVPVVASTILWRWFLNPQTGIMNVLLSYIGITGPNWIGDPLWTKPALIIMLLWGAGGGMIIWLAGLKGIPEQLYEAAEIDGSNWWQRFWHITIPMLTPYIFFNLIMGIIGYFQIFTQAYLLGGPADSLLFYVLNLFFQAFQYFKMGYACAMAWILFLIILGLTIVQIKLAPRWVHYELERKF from the coding sequence ATGCAAAAAACTAATTTGTTGTATTTAACCCTATTGCTGATACTATCGCTAACACTATTTTCTTTCGCACAGGATAAAACGCGGTTGGTTATCTGGGGATTTCCGGAAGATGAATCCTGGGTAGGCGTCCATGCGCAAGCGAAATATTTCGAAAAACTCCATCCAAATGTTGAAGTTGTTATGGGAGTTCCGGGCGGTCGTGGTGGAATGGATCCGCAGAAATTGATGACCGCTATCGCCGGCGGGACACCGCCAGACTTGATTTGGCAAGATAGATTTGCGGTTGGCAGCTGGGCAGCCCGTGATGCTTTTCTTGCCCTAGATGATTTAATCGCGCGTGATTCTGTTAACCCGAATGAATATTATCCCGCTTGCTGGCAAGAAACGATATATCAAGGACACGTGTATGCCCTACCCTATAACACTGACGCACGCGCTTTATATTACAACAAAGATTTATTCCGTGAAGTTGGACTTGACCCTAATCGCCCACCTAAAGATTGGGATGAATTGGAAGTATATGCAAAAAAACTAACTAAATTCGAGAATGGCAAACCGATTCGTATGGGGTTTATTCCGAATTTTGGCAATTCTTGGTTATATCTCTACGGATGGCAAAATGGTGGCGAGTTTATGAGTCCGGATGGAAAAATCTGTACGCTAAATGACCAAAGAATTGTTGAAGCGTTAGAATGGATGGTTAAAGTTTATGATATGCTTGGCGGTCGAGCGAAAGTCGTTAGCGGTTTCGAAGCTGGTTTTCAAGGACAGATAACGGATGCGTTTAATATTGGCAAAGTTGCAATGAAAATTGATGGCGACTGGTGTTTAGATGGGATAGCTCGGTATGCACCGAACTTGAATTTTGGAGTTGCTCCGCCACCTTCACCGAAAGGTAAACCAATTATCACCTGGTCTGGTGGATTTTCACTTGCAATACCAGTCAGTGCAAAACATCCGGAACTCGCTTGGCAATTCGCAAAATGGATGAACTCAATCGAGGGCAATATTTACGGAGGTAAAATTCAGCAAGAGTTTAACCGAAAGCATGGTAAACCATTTTATATTCCACGAATGTCTGCAAATAAACAAGTCAATCAAGTGCTGTTTTCTACCTTTCTTCCCGATGACCCGAATTATCAATCAGCAATAAAAACATTTCTCGATTTACTTGAAGTTAGTCGATTTCGACCTGTTACTCCAGTCGGTCAATTACTTTGGGACGAACATGTTCGTGCATTCGATGACGCAAGCTATCACATTCGGACTCCAAAGGAAGCATTAGATTTTGGAACTAAAAATGTTCAAAAAGAATTAGATAAAATATTTAAAAAGAAACCATATAAACTTCTGAATGTTCCGATTACTTTAACGATCGTCTTTCTTTTAGTAGGAATGGTATTTTTGTATTTAATAATTCGTTTCCTTATTGCGCTTCCTCGAAATGCTATTGGAAGACAAGAAGCGTTTACTGGGTTATTATTCGCTTCTCCATGGCTCTTGGGATTTTTGATTTTTACTATCGGACCGATAGTTGCAAGTATCATATTTAGTTTTTGCGAATACGACGTACTCCATCCAGCAAAATGGGTCGGATTCGATAACTACCTCAATCTGTTATGGTTCAAAGTTGAGACAAGTAGTGAATCAGCTACCTATACTAAAGTTTTTACAGTGAATGACCCACTCTTCTGGAAAAGTATCTGGAATACCGTTTATATGGCAATTTTTGGGGTACCACTTTCGATGCTCCTCAGTTTATCTATTGCGATGCTCTTAAACACTAACGTTCGCGGCATGACACTATATCGGACTATTTTCTATCTTCCAGCGATTGTTCCGGTAGTAGCAAGTACTATCTTATGGCGTTGGTTTTTAAATCCGCAGACCGGAATAATGAATGTCCTTCTTTCTTATATTGGAATTACCGGACCGAATTGGATTGGTGACCCTCTATGGACGAAACCTGCATTAATTATCATGCTTCTCTGGGGTGCAGGTGGGGGAATGATAATTTGGCTAGCGGGATTGAAAGGTATCCCGGAACAACTCTATGAAGCAGCAGAAATTGACGGCAGCAATTGGTGGCAACGATTCTGGCATATCACCATTCCGATGTTAACCCCGTATATTTTCTTCAATCTGATTATGGGCATTATTGGATATTTTCAAATATTCACGCAAGCATATTTATTGGGTGGACCAGCGGATTCATTATTATTTTATGTATTAAATTTGTTTTTCCAAGCATTTCAATATTTTAAAATGGGATATGCTTGTGCAATGGCATGGATTTTATTTTTGATTATCCTTGGGTTGACTATTGTCCAAATTAAACTTGCCCCACGCTGGGTACATTATGAGCTAGAACGGAAGTTCTAA
- a CDS encoding carbohydrate ABC transporter permease produces the protein MKQKEIIKHIILHTVLIIGAIIFALPFVWMLATSLKTDLQIEDVSSIYRMLVPNPVQWSNYYKALTYISFLKYLWNTIYVTIMSIIGVIISCSLVAYSFARLRWPGRDATFLVLLSTMMLPAQVTMIPIFLIFTKLGWVNTLKPLWVPAFLGNAFFIFLLRQFFLTIPTDLEDAAKIDGCSYFSIFVRIMLPLIRPAIATVVIFQFMGAWNDFLNPLIYIHDKDLMTLSLGLQSFFNLHGAEWSKLMAASTMMTLPVILLFFFAQKHFIQGITLTGIKG, from the coding sequence ATGAAACAGAAAGAGATAATTAAACATATCATTTTGCATACCGTATTAATCATCGGTGCAATAATTTTCGCGCTGCCATTCGTGTGGATGCTGGCAACGTCGTTAAAAACTGATTTACAGATTGAAGATGTCAGTTCAATCTATCGCATGCTCGTCCCGAATCCGGTGCAATGGAGTAATTATTATAAAGCATTAACCTATATATCCTTTTTGAAATATCTGTGGAATACAATATATGTAACCATTATGTCAATTATTGGAGTAATTATTTCATGTTCTTTAGTCGCCTATTCTTTTGCGCGACTCCGCTGGCCAGGTCGTGATGCAACGTTTCTTGTTCTCTTAAGCACTATGATGTTACCTGCGCAAGTTACCATGATTCCGATATTTTTGATTTTTACTAAACTTGGGTGGGTTAACACCTTAAAACCACTTTGGGTACCAGCATTTTTAGGCAATGCGTTTTTTATCTTCTTATTACGTCAATTCTTTTTAACCATCCCGACTGATTTAGAAGATGCGGCGAAAATTGATGGCTGTTCGTATTTCTCAATTTTTGTTAGGATTATGCTCCCGTTAATCCGTCCAGCAATTGCCACAGTAGTTATCTTCCAATTTATGGGTGCGTGGAACGATTTTTTAAATCCATTGATTTATATTCATGATAAAGATTTAATGACACTTTCTCTTGGACTTCAATCTTTTTTTAATCTCCACGGCGCTGAATGGAGCAAACTTATGGCAGCATCGACAATGATGACACTTCCGGTCATCCTTCTCTTCTTTTTCGCACAAAAACATTTTATTCAAGGAATAACCTTAACCGGTATTAAAGGATAA
- a CDS encoding ABC transporter ATP-binding protein → MPDWAITTEKLTKRFDKLTAVDNLSLQVYKGEIYGLVGPDGAGKTTTIRMLCGLLNITEGDAIVSGISVKTDAEAVKRKVGYMSQRFSLYGDLTVHENLDFFAELYQVPHNSRKQKTAQLLEFSRLTPFVNRLAEKLSGGMKQKLALCCTLIHEPEILFLDEPTAGVDPVSRREFWKIIYTLNEQGITIFVSTPYMDEAELCNRVGFMHQGKLIAIDTPQNLKSNYTGHVLEVKAEPLRELAKLVKSVPEVNEVIIFGDKLHLTVTDIEQAASAVTELMLTNQFQLNSIRKINPSLEDIFVRLIKQNP, encoded by the coding sequence ATGCCAGATTGGGCGATAACAACTGAAAAACTTACCAAACGATTTGATAAACTTACTGCGGTAGATAATCTTTCACTTCAAGTTTATAAAGGCGAAATTTATGGACTCGTTGGACCTGATGGAGCAGGGAAAACTACTACTATTCGAATGCTTTGCGGTTTGTTGAATATAACTGAAGGAGATGCGATTGTTTCCGGCATTAGTGTCAAGACTGATGCTGAAGCCGTGAAACGAAAAGTTGGATATATGTCACAACGGTTTAGTTTATATGGCGATTTAACCGTGCACGAGAATCTGGATTTTTTTGCTGAGCTTTATCAGGTTCCGCACAATAGCCGGAAACAGAAAACAGCTCAACTTCTCGAGTTCAGTCGATTAACCCCGTTTGTTAACCGATTAGCTGAAAAACTTTCCGGTGGTATGAAACAGAAACTCGCATTATGCTGCACGCTTATTCACGAACCAGAAATCCTGTTTCTTGATGAACCTACTGCGGGAGTTGATCCGGTTTCACGTCGCGAGTTTTGGAAGATTATCTATACATTAAATGAACAGGGTATAACGATTTTTGTTTCAACTCCATATATGGATGAAGCAGAACTATGCAATCGGGTCGGATTTATGCATCAAGGGAAATTGATTGCCATTGACACACCGCAAAATCTGAAATCGAATTATACCGGGCACGTGCTGGAAGTGAAAGCGGAACCGCTACGTGAACTCGCTAAACTTGTTAAATCTGTTCCCGAAGTAAACGAAGTGATTATCTTCGGAGATAAACTGCATCTGACAGTAACCGATATCGAACAGGCGGCATCTGCAGTAACCGAATTAATGCTAACAAATCAGTTCCAGTTAAATTCGATTCGAAAAATCAATCCTTCATTAGAGGATATTTTTGTTCGTTTGATTAAACAAAATCCTTAG